In Poecile atricapillus isolate bPoeAtr1 chromosome 1, bPoeAtr1.hap1, whole genome shotgun sequence, the sequence aaacaaatatttaccAACACCGTTGCACGGTTTGCAGCAGACCTCGCTGAAGAACTTGTGTTTGAGGGAATCATGGAAGTATGCCAGTTTTCATATCCATCAACACCTACTTCACAGCCCTCATCATTTGATTATGAAAACAAAGTGGTAAGATCCTATGCCCGAGATTTGTCTGAATCTGTCATTCAGGAGGCATTTATTGAACTATCTCAGGTTGATGTGACCTTCACAACACAAGCAGCCATTAGTGTTTCCATGGACAATATCAAATACGTAAGTGCAGAAAGTATGTTAGAGTCAACACAGACTTCCACAGTTTCTCCTAATTTTAATGATAGGGTAGCACTAAAGCCAATCCAAGACTCCAATAAGGAATATACAGTACAGCAAGCTCTGTTTTGTACCTCTGGTGTTGTGAGTTCAATACCTGTGCCCTTAGCTGGAAGAGCTCTTTGTCAGCACCAGGTTTCCTCTGATGCTTACAAAGCAAAAGTAACTGCTGTTCCAAATGCTGATGAAAGTACAAAAGTATTCAAAGACTCCACTCGTCCATTTTTCACAAGCagaaggagagaggaggaagttgcttctttcagaaatatttatctAACTTTGGATCACAGTCAAAGTACTGAGAGTACTCCATCACTCTTTTGTAACCAGAATGATACCAGGCTAACAAATAGGATTTCTGGAATGAACAATAATACAGAATTGACAAGTGGGTCAAAAGGCATTAACACTTTCTCTGGAACTATGGTAGATATGATTGTAAATGAAGCTTATGAAACCATAACCTCATCTAGAGTAACAAAAGCAGTAGAAGaatattcagattttttaaCAAGAAAAGTAACAGATAAAAAACCTTATGTGCAAGGTACTGGTGAAGACTCCCCCAAGAACATGTTTGCAAGTCATTTGGCCAAGTATGTCATAAAACAATCCGTGGAAGAAAGTAAAACTGTGTTATGCAACACCAGTGAAAATTTAACATGTAATGTGAGCTCACAGATTTACAGAGATACCAATCAAAAAGAACAGTGTGTGATAAAGAAGCAAGAGGCTGAGAAACAAAGTAATGTTTCTATAATTGTTGAACAACAACAGTTGCCTTTGAATAATCCATGTAAATTTCTTACTCCAACTCATTCTGTTCAGTGCTTTTTAGAATCTAAAGATTGTTGGCaggaacaaaaaggaaacaagttTTCTTCAAAATCACCTCTGCCTTGTTCCACTGTGACTTTTGCTAGGCATGTTCTAGAGGACTGTACTGACACAGGAAGCTGTTCAATAACATGCTTAAACAAGCCTTCCAAAAAAAGCAATACCCAGAAACTATCAGCAGGAGCTTTGAATTACAGGCAGACTGATTGTTTTCTGCATACAAATAGCTTTTCTTCAGAGATGTTTGGCAGTGAAGATACTTTGCAGATGGAAGAAAAATCAAGCCTGAAACGTGGAAATACCTGTTTAATACCTGATACACCCCCACCTACTCCTCTAGTACCATGTCAAGGTAGTTCTGAAAGAAACCTAAGAAAGCTGTCCAAGAAACTCAAGGGAGAATTAGCAAAGGAATTTGCGCCTGCAACGCCACCTTCTACACCCTACAATCCATCCATTACTGAGTCTTCTGAAACTGAACATGACTCTttggaaaatgaagaatttatGCTGAAACTCATGCGGTCGCTTTCTGAAGAAGTGGAAAGTAGTGAAGATGAAGATCATTCTGAAATGCCTGTTGAGAAGGAAGAGCATTCAGCAAAAACAATTCAGTATGCAGATTGCCTAGCTAGCCACATAATTTCAGTAGCGACCGAAATGGCTGCTTCCCATTTAGGtgggaaaacaaatgaaagagaAGCTGGTAGGCAGGTTCAGTTAgggatgcagaagaaaagaTGTGGATATACTGCATTTATAAATATCCCAGAAGAGACATGTGATTCCTTGTGGAATTATGCAGGTGGTATGGCAGGAAAAGTCATCAGTGAGGCCAAGAAAGTAGTGAAATCAAGGCATTGCAAGCTGTTGAGGTTGAAGCGGGTTAACTGCCAGGTGGATTTCTCTTATGTGAGAAAAGGTGATAAAGATGGTAGTTCAAAAGAGTGGCGTGGCCCAGTACAGGACCAGTGTCTGGGGGAGAGAGATTCATCTGTGCTTCCTTTACCACAAGGCTCAGGCCCAGCAGGTTTGACTTCCAAGTACCCGAGCTGTGAAAGTGTGACTGACGAGTACGCAGATCATGTTATCCGGGTTCTGAAAAGAGAAGGCGGTAATGCTGAGCTGTTAGTGGATCAGTACGCCAGCAGACTTGCTTACAGGTCTATTAAATCAGGCTTGCAGCAAGCTGCTAGAAAAAACAAACTCAGATACAGCAGAAAGACATTTCCTGGGCAAAATGCACAGGTAAATGGTAGGCTGGAGCTGATCAAAGCAGGGAATAAAGATGCAGTACAGCAAGTGAAAAGCAGTGTTCGTCGTGGTGAAGACCAAATGTTCGAGAGGAGTGTTGGTGCACAGAGAATGGAATGTACAgagtttttacatttttccgAATCACTTGCTCACAGTATCACTTGTGATGTCaggaagaaactgaaaatgtcGGGAGCATGTTTGCCAAAGTCTCTAACAGATTCCTGTCTGTATAAAAAGACTGAATTTGATGAAGTCACAGGGGATCTCATTAAAACAAGGTTTTCTAGGACATTTCGTCCTTTCTCCCCAGATCATAAACTCTATCATAGTACAGgtaatataaatgaaaatggCTACAGTGAAGGCATAATTCAAGCTATAGAACAATATGCTAGGAAAGTAGCAGATGATACTCTAGAAATGAGTTTAGAGTCAGCTTTTCTCCACGtggctgaaaacagaaaaaatggggataaGCTCTCGTATACTGAGAAATTGTCTCCTTTTTCTGGAACTGTCTGTAGATGCTGCAGTATGAAGGAACATCGATACTGTACAGAAAGTATGTCCCATCATCTGCCTGCACAAGAAACCTGCATTCCAGTGAGGCATTTTCATCATTCTGGATTGGGTGGTGCCTGTCAAAATTCAAGAGTGTTTCAGGTCGATATTCCCAAAATTCACGTTGATGTAGAACAGAGGACAGTGTTTTCTGACAAGGGGGCTACTGCGGCCgtagagaaagcagaaagagagCTGAGTTACACAAGTCTGACAGCTGACAGTGGTATTGGACAAGATGGAGTCAGTTTTGCTGAAAGCCTTACTACAGAAATAATGACATCAGCTATGACTAATATTGGTCAGGCAGTTACCATAAGGTAATACTAATTTTCTCTTATTTGTTGCATTTTGTACCAAAAAAAGGATTGTTACTACAAATATGTGCTCAGAAggaattttaatatatattttcttagaAAGATACACGTTATGttctaaatgttttctttttgttcttctgaTTATATTTAAATGACTCAGaactagggaaaaaaagcttttttccaCCTATGTGAGCTTGAAACCAAGGATACTATGTATATCAGCACACACATGCTCCAGTACGTGACCAATAAGTGGAACTTACTGTTTCAATTTCAAAATAGTACCCACAGTTGTACATACGAGTACTTACAGGTTTTGTTGATCTATGAGCCATGATAGAATCCAGGTTTGATCCCTGTTCATGCTTCCTCTTCAACATTGGATGCTGATAAAATGAGCCATTGCCTTGTAGTATGAatacttcattttttattaatattttttattatttatggcTGTATTGTAACAGTGTCTTTactactaggaaaaaaaataacctattactttaagaaaaacaacttGTTAAGCCACACTTTAGCTTATAAAATAGTAATACGATAACGAAGGAATTGACTTTGAAATTCTTGTGTATTTAGCAAAGGGTAACATACTGTTTCCTTTAATAGGTCTATAAGTAGGATATTTGCCACAGTAAATTTGTGGCAAACAACTGTTTCCTAAAACAGCTTGTGCTGTAATCAGAGTGAAATCTTTTCTGGTCCAAGAGCAATCCGtacctttttttcattttaattttgaagtaaTACTTACATACCTactatggtttttttttttggagtggAATTCCTCGTACTGGTTTCTTTCTCTGGTGTTTAGAGGGGCATCATGATGAACAATGAATTGGTTTTTATATGTTCAGTGGCTAAAGGCTGCACTGGAACTGAACTAAAATTTTCAAGGTTTGATATGAAATATGTACATACTAACAGCATAAAAGTACTTTTGAGTAGTATATTGTTGGTCTTTGCACAACAGGGTTGAGTCCTTACTCAGTGTGTGAAAAGAAAGTCATGTGGTGATGTTTTTCTATACCTATGGTATCAAAGATGacactttatttaaaaattctagTTAGAATATGCCAACAACATTCAAAGAGATACTATTTATTATTAAGCTGGGGGCAAGGAGGCAATATTAGAATTTTGCTGTGACAGAATTTATAAATGTTTCTTCTATTGTCATCTAGTGTGTGGTATGTAATACATATGTTCCTTGAGAAACCGCCCTGTGTCATGTAGAGAACTAGTGCTGGTAtaactgtaaataaaaatgggaaaagatgaCCTTTTTTATTGCCCTTATGGGTTCCAGTTCAGCTACATATTTGTACAGATTTGTGCTCATTGGAGCAAAGTGTTAGGAATGATGTGGTTAAAGTTGGCTTTTTAAACAGTGAATCTTACTGTGGGTGCTTGCTATTTGGGAGTAGGCTGATTGTTTTTCTTGAGCTTCCTACTTcagagatatatatatatatatatatatatatatatatatttaaaaaaaaaatcacagtgtgCACATGAAAGTTACTTCATAACTGCATATTCTTGTTTTGTAAGgctatttgttttgttttgctttttttgggtttagtttgatttttttttttaataaggagTTCAAACTTctttaaatgaaatgtttaaGGTGTCTTCTAAAGATTAACCTCTATGGAGTATGGTTGCTTGATTGGTTTCTGGATAAAAAACATGAAACTTGcttcctgaggggaaaaattcTGTACAAGTCATGCTTTGCTACACTTTcttgaaggagaaaaacaaacctttttctgcagaaacctttttttaaaaatagagtcCTAATATTTTAGACACCAGTTTATACTTAATCATCTTGCCCTCAGTAGTAGACGACCTAGCTGCTTGTACTGAAGGCAGACCAGGGAAAATAGCCAAACAGTCCTAGggtgaacaaattcagaaatgGTAAGTCTTCTGCTTGAAAAGTGTACCTTGATACACAGTCTGGAGATCTACAGTGCATTCTGTGCTTATAGCAAATAGTATTCCAAATAAGACAATTCTTTGTACCACTCTCTTTGATTTCTAATGGAAGATTCCAAATAGCAATCGCTAAACCTGTTGATATTTCAGATTAATTTGGTTGCACTATTTCTTGTGTTAAGAATAGGGCACACATTAAGGGATCTCccatcttttcttttccagtgaaATTTAATGTCTTTGAAATGGTGTTAAATTGCTGTGAATGAACTAAACACAGATCAGCATGAAATGCAGTGATGTTTTTGTCTTAAATTTTTGTTTAGCTCTGTTGGAAGAGAAGGATTTCACTCTGTTGAATCTGTTGTTAGCCAGCAGATGAGTCTTAGTATTGGTGATGATAGCACTGGGAGTTGGTCCAATCTAAGTTTTGAAGATGAACATCCTGATGAGAGCAGCAGTTTTCTTCACCTAAGTGACAGGTAATTATAAAGATTTAGTATAGTTAAACAGTTACCTTGACATCAAATAACTTGTCATCAAGTGATAGTtctcctggggtttgggggagaagagattatttttgtcttcaacACACAAtgacttttttattaaatatggCTATAACattaagattttgttttcttacaaaATGTTGTTGGCCATGAATGTTCATATTCTGTAAAATATATGGAGAGTGCATTGTCATTGATACCAGGGAATCACATCAAGTAAAACTGTACATACAAAATTTAAGTATTAGCAAAAGATgtaagcattttaaaaacaaccaCACTATGTAAAATACAGCTTGAGAATACAGTTTGTAAGTTGTGctctaaaatattaaaatttaatccttgagaaaatatttatataaattcaCTTATTTTTGAATATAAGTAATAGCTTAATTTGCATGATGAGCTTTTACagctatttttgtcttttttgggACTGGAATTTATAAACTGCTCTAATTGACATTGGTGGAGTATTTATATACTGCTAACCATGTACTTGCAGGTGTGTAATACTGGAACTTACCTGCTCAAGGTAATAACTTTTTCTACAGAGcttgtcactgcagtgtccCTGGCTGATTGATAACTAACAAAGATTAGAATGGCAATTCTAAAATTTGCAATGTATCTGCCTGTTTCCAGGGAGAATTATACAGAGCTGTGTCCCAAGCTTCTATATAAGGAATGTGTGAGGAATGAATAAAGTTAGTTTTTTATGATTGATATTAAAAAGTTCAGCATTTCTGTTGAAGAAGAGCAGAAATgggagagagattttttttctttagttagTACTTCCAGCATTGCTGAGATTTAAGAAAGTATGGAAGATATGCTTGCTTAAGTAATATCCAAATAGGCTATTTGGTACCAATGTG encodes:
- the AKAP11 gene encoding A-kinase anchor protein 11 isoform X1, which produces MDMYARAQGNRMKSRISVEKSFGESILHSMKSLLHSRKELCSVSAEECLNREEQDYFIEITFIGFVEEMGTAHLQVLSAVSVELPDVLKSLQLHKLKENEAIFLKDIKKSLAKPYVMKNQNQLPEVFCVMRLSPSFPRIKVDYIFTLLSKYTTGIRYAVEINSSQKHQTETTHGEDDDTNQSVSSIEDDFVTAFEHLDEDEPSKILGAGTCSFTSQNHRDAASQTIPAQCLEAVESKILVGSAHQKSSARSSTLIDILGLKELSSVKNSVTTSISDPWIQRSFYKPYKPSDQGVNFLRKTLFSSSPAESSESDCSSPSPIIFLDEEGYQKSLKAKLQLPKIPVVKDGIEDSDSEVSEFFDSFDQFDELEQALENSCKVIRDPILGNPAQKRRTAREKLSSASITMNPQKFKFDRPTLPANVKKPTPRKPESPYSSIFEVPDSPRPVKTAGEENGGFFSPIRTSAFSPLGSCGSSECLCRINLGGDGTGQGQRDAAYNSYSAYADSVSCEILGSVFFSESSSEQMCAENDSKHKRVTLKEKKRQAADIKMKTSKEPEKQAKSKQKSLMIRDSIQKFATELVEKSFGSAFKDLQKGVSSCTNALCHLAARLTSSVFQMAFYEIGRRRAISLKERAINGIANFLVSEAITGALKELRQVKKQIFTNTVARFAADLAEELVFEGIMEVCQFSYPSTPTSQPSSFDYENKVVRSYARDLSESVIQEAFIELSQVDVTFTTQAAISVSMDNIKYVSAESMLESTQTSTVSPNFNDRVALKPIQDSNKEYTVQQALFCTSGVVSSIPVPLAGRALCQHQVSSDAYKAKVTAVPNADESTKVFKDSTRPFFTSRRREEEVASFRNIYLTLDHSQSTESTPSLFCNQNDTRLTNRISGMNNNTELTSGSKGINTFSGTMVDMIVNEAYETITSSRVTKAVEEYSDFLTRKVTDKKPYVQGTGEDSPKNMFASHLAKYVIKQSVEESKTVLCNTSENLTCNVSSQIYRDTNQKEQCVIKKQEAEKQSNVSIIVEQQQLPLNNPCKFLTPTHSVQCFLESKDCWQEQKGNKFSSKSPLPCSTVTFARHVLEDCTDTGSCSITCLNKPSKKSNTQKLSAGALNYRQTDCFLHTNSFSSEMFGSEDTLQMEEKSSLKRGNTCLIPDTPPPTPLVPCQGSSERNLRKLSKKLKGELAKEFAPATPPSTPYNPSITESSETEHDSLENEEFMLKLMRSLSEEVESSEDEDHSEMPVEKEEHSAKTIQYADCLASHIISVATEMAASHLGGKTNEREAGRQVQLGMQKKRCGYTAFINIPEETCDSLWNYAGGMAGKVISEAKKVVKSRHCKLLRLKRVNCQVDFSYVRKGDKDGSSKEWRGPVQDQCLGERDSSVLPLPQGSGPAGLTSKYPSCESVTDEYADHVIRVLKREGGNAELLVDQYASRLAYRSIKSGLQQAARKNKLRYSRKTFPGQNAQVNGRLELIKAGNKDAVQQVKSSVRRGEDQMFERSVGAQRMECTEFLHFSESLAHSITCDVRKKLKMSGACLPKSLTDSCLYKKTEFDEVTGDLIKTRFSRTFRPFSPDHKLYHSTGNINENGYSEGIIQAIEQYARKVADDTLEMSLESAFLHVAENRKNGDKLSYTEKLSPFSGTVCRCCSMKEHRYCTESMSHHLPAQETCIPVRHFHHSGLGGACQNSRVFQVDIPKIHVDVEQRTVFSDKGATAAVEKAERELSYTSLTADSGIGQDGVSFAESLTTEIMTSAMTNIGQAVTISSVGREGFHSVESVVSQQMSLSIGDDSTGSWSNLSFEDEHPDESSSFLHLSDRCVILELTCSSSAVFSSSPGSNGNSSSWSSLGLEGDMYEENLSFPTSDSDGTEDKDEDSKDAVEGLEQMRKTLSIMNIDLEPNLVDPQLRAALQWLAASETEVSDLHFRDTAAREFVFLSGKLRERDWKVGDLLQAVLKYCEMIEMAPDGEQAPSKSLVGWLLENV
- the AKAP11 gene encoding A-kinase anchor protein 11 isoform X3, with the protein product MDMYARAQGNRMKSRISVEKSFGESILHSMKSLLHSRKELCSVSAEECLNREEQDYFIEITFIGFVEEMGTAHLQVLSAVSVELPDVLKSLQLHKLKENEAIFLKDIKKSLAKPYVMKNQNQLPEVFCVMRLSPSFPRIKVDYIFTLLSKYTTGIRYAVEINSSQKHQTETTHGEDDDTNQSVSSIEDDFVTAFEHLDEDEPSKILGAGTCSFTSQNHRDAASQTIPAQCLEAVESKILVGSAHQKSSARSSTLIDILGLKELSSVKNSVTTSISDPWIQRSFYKPYKPSDQGVNFLRKTLFSSSPAESSESDCSSPSPIIFLDEEGYQKSLKAKLQLPKIPVVKDGIEDSDSEVSEFFDSFDQFDELEQALENSCKVIRDPILGNPAQKRRTAREKLSSASITMNPQKFKFDRPTLPANVKKPTPRKPESPYSSIFEVPDSPRPVKTAGEENGGFFSPIRTSAFSPLGSCGSSECLCRINLGGDGTGQGQRDAAYNSYSAYADSVSCEILGSVFFSESSSEQMCAENDSKHKRVTLKEKKRQAADIKMKTSKEPEKQAKSKQKSLMIRDSIQKFATELVEKSFGSAFKDLQKGVSSCTNALCHLAARLTSSVFQMAFYEIGRRRAISLKERAINGIANFLVSEAITGALKELRQVKKQIFTNTVARFAADLAEELVFEGIMEVCQFSYPSTPTSQPSSFDYENKVVRSYARDLSESVIQEAFIELSQVDVTFTTQAAISVSMDNIKYVSAESMLESTQTSTVSPNFNDRVALKPIQDSNKEYTVQQALFCTSGVVSSIPVPLAGRALCQHQVSSDAYKAKVTAVPNADESTKVFKDSTRPFFTSRRREEEVASFRNIYLTLDHSQSTESTPSLFCNQNDTRLTNRISGMNNNTELTSGSKGINTFSGTMVDMIVNEAYETITSSRVTKAVEEYSDFLTRKVTDKKPYVQGTGEDSPKNMFASHLAKYVIKQSVEESKTVLCNTSENLTCNVSSQIYRDTNQKEQCVIKKQEAEKQSNVSIIVEQQQLPLNNPCKFLTPTHSVQCFLESKDCWQEQKGNKFSSKSPLPCSTVTFARHVLEDCTDTGSCSITCLNKPSKKSNTQKLSAGALNYRQTDCFLHTNSFSSEMFGSEDTLQMEEKSSLKRGNTCLIPDTPPPTPLVPCQGSSERNLRKLSKKLKGELAKEFAPATPPSTPYNPSITESSETEHDSLENEEFMLKLMRSLSEEVESSEDEDHSEMPVEKEEHSAKTIQYADCLASHIISVATEMAASHLGGKTNEREAGRQVQLGMQKKRCGYTAFINIPEETCDSLWNYAGGMAGKVISEAKKVVKSRHCKLLRLKRVNCQVDFSYVRKGDKDGSSKEWRGPVQDQCLGERDSSVLPLPQGSGPAGLTSKYPSCESVTDEYADHVIRVLKREGGNAELLVDQYASRLAYRSIKSGLQQAARKNKLRYSRKTFPGQNAQVNGRLELIKAGNKDAVQQVKSSVRRGEDQMFERSVGAQRMECTEFLHFSESLAHSITCDVRKKLKMSGACLPKSLTDSCLYKKTEFDEVTGDLIKTRFSRTFRPFSPDHKLYHSTGNINENGYSEGIIQAIEQYARKVADDTLEMSLESAFLHVAENRKNGDKLSYTEKLSPFSGTVCRCCSMKEHRYCTESMSHHLPAQETCIPVRHFHHSGLGGACQNSRVFQVDIPKIHVDVEQRTVFSDKGATAAVEKAERELSYTSLTADSGIGQDGVSFAESLTTEIMTSAMTNIGQAVTISSVGREGFHSVESVVSQQMSLSIGDDSTGSWSNLSFEDEHPDESSSFLHLSDSNGNSSSWSSLGLEGDMYEENLSFPTSDSDGTEDKDEDSKDAVEGLEQMRKTLSIMNIDLEPNLVDPQLRAALQWLAASETEVSDLHFRDTAAREFVFLSGKLRERDWKVGDLLQAVLKYCEMIEMAPDGEQAPSKSLVGWLLENV
- the AKAP11 gene encoding A-kinase anchor protein 11 isoform X2, translating into MDMYARAQGNRMKSRISVEKSFGESILHSMKSLLHSRKELCSVSAEECLNREEQDYFIEITFIGFVEEMGTAHLQVLSAVSVELPDVLKSLQLHKLKENEAIFLKDIKKSLAKPYVMKNQNQLPEVFCVMRLSPSFPRIKVDYIFTLLSKYTTGIRYAVEINSSQKHQTETTHGEDDDTNQSVSSIEDDFVTAFEHLDEDEPSKILGAGTCSFTSQNHRDAASQTIPAQCLEAVESKILVGSAHQKSSARSSTLIDILGLKELSSVKNSVTTSISDPWIQRSFYKPYKPSDQGVNFLRKTLFSSSPAESSESDCSSPSPIIFLDEEGYQKSLKAKLQLPKIPVVKDGIEDSDSEVSEFFDSFDQFDELEQALENSCKVIRDPILGNPAQKRRTAREKLSSASITMNPQKFKFDRPTLPANVKKPTPRKPESPYSSIFEVPDSPRPVKTAGEENGGFFSPIRTSAFSPLGSCGSSECLCRINLGGDGTGQGQRDAAYNSYSAYADSVSCEILGSVFFSESSSEQMCAENDSKHKRVTLKEKKRQAADIKMKTSKEPEKQAKSKQKSLMIRDSIQKFATELVEKSFGSAFKDLQKGVSSCTNALCHLAARLTSSVFQMAFYEIGRRRAISLKERAINGIANFLVSEAITGALKELRQVKKQIFTNTVARFAADLAEELVFEGIMEVCQFSYPSTPTSQPSSFDYENKVVRSYARDLSESVIQEAFIELSQVDVTFTTQAAISVSMDNIKYVSAESMLESTQTSTVSPNFNDRVALKPIQDSNKEYTVQQALFCTSGVVSSIPVPLAGRALCQHQVSSDAYKAKVTAVPNADESTKVFKDSTRPFFTSRRREEEVASFRNIYLTLDHSQSTESTPSLFCNQNDTRLTNRISGMNNNTELTSGSKGINTFSGTMVDMIVNEAYETITSSRVTKAVEEYSDFLTRKVTDKKPYVQGTGEDSPKNMFASHLAKYVIKQSVEESKTVLCNTSENLTCNVSSQIYRDTNQKEQCVIKKQEAEKQSNVSIIVEQQQLPLNNPCKFLTPTHSVQCFLESKDCWQEQKGNKFSSKSPLPCSTVTFARHVLEDCTDTGSCSITCLNKPSKKSNTQKLSAGALNYRQTDCFLHTNSFSSEMFGSEDTLQMEEKSSLKRGNTCLIPDTPPPTPLVPCQGSSERNLRKLSKKLKGELAKEFAPATPPSTPYNPSITESSETEHDSLENEEFMLKLMRSLSEEVESSEDEDHSEMPVEKEEHSAKTIQYADCLASHIISVATEMAASHLGGKTNEREAGRQVQLGMQKKRCGYTAFINIPEETCDSLWNYAGGMAGKVISEAKKVVKSRHCKLLRLKRVNCQVDFSYVRKGDKDGSSKEWRGPVQDQCLGERDSSVLPLPQGSGPAGLTSKYPSCESVTDEYADHVIRVLKREGGNAELLVDQYASRLAYRSIKSGLQQAARKNKLRYSRKTFPGQNAQVNGRLELIKAGNKDAVQQVKSSVRRGEDQMFERSVGAQRMECTEFLHFSESLAHSITCDVRKKLKMSGACLPKSLTDSCLYKKTEFDEVTGDLIKTRFSRTFRPFSPDHKLYHSTGNINENGYSEGIIQAIEQYARKVADDTLEMSLESAFLHVAENRKNGDKLSYTEKLSPFSGTVCRCCSMKEHRYCTESMSHHLPAQETCIPVRHFHHSGLGGACQNSRVFQVDIPKIHVDVEQRTVFSDKGATAAVEKAERELSYTSLTADSGIGQDGVSFAESLTTEIMTSAMTNIGQAVTISSVGREGFHSVESVVSQQMSLSIGDDSTGSWSNLSFEDEHPDESSSFLHLSDSSAVFSSSPGSNGNSSSWSSLGLEGDMYEENLSFPTSDSDGTEDKDEDSKDAVEGLEQMRKTLSIMNIDLEPNLVDPQLRAALQWLAASETEVSDLHFRDTAAREFVFLSGKLRERDWKVGDLLQAVLKYCEMIEMAPDGEQAPSKSLVGWLLENV